In the Oscillospiraceae bacterium genome, CTGTGGGAAGGGTACCAGCCGGAATAAAGCGGATACCCTTTCCGTAGGGGCCGATGCTCGTCATCGGCCCGTTAGGCCGCCGCTGTCTTGCGGGGCGATGCAAGTATCGCCCCCTGCCTATAACACGGCAGAGTCACTTTATGTACCCGCGCCATCACGGCGCGGCCCGCCTCACTTGCTGTTTTTGCTGTCGGTGGTATTGGTGGTGCGGTTCGTGGTCTTCTGCTGGGTACGGTTGGTCGTTTTCTGGGTAGAGCGGTTGGTCGTATTGTTTGTCTGATTCTTTGCCATAGGTGGTTGACTCCTTTCTGAAGTTCGCAAGTAAAAAGCGATCTGCGGTTCTGGCCGCAAAGGTAGTTTGCCCGCCCATGGCTTTTTTATGCAAAGGGGAAACGTATGCAATTTCCTGCTGATTTTACCGCGCGGGAGCAAGCACTGCTGGGCCCGCGCTTTGCGGAGCTGTACGCCTACGCCACGCCGCAGCCTGCCCGCGGGGTAACGGTCAACGGTCTGCGCTGCACGCCGGAGTGGTTCGCCGCCCATGCGGATTTCGCCGCTGCGCTGTCGCCGTTCTGCCCCACGGCCTTTACCACCGCGCCGGACTTTAAGCCCGGCCGCCATCCCTGGCACCACGCGGGGGTGTTCTATGCCCAGGAGCCCAGCGCTTCGGCCCCGGCTGCGCTGCTGGATGTACACCCCGGCATGAAGGTGGCGGACCTTTGCGCCGCCCCGGGCGGCAAGACCAGCCAGCTGGCGGAGGCTCTGCAGGGGCAGGGCTTGCTGTTGGCCAACGAGTTTGTGGCTGCCCGTGCCGAGATCCTGCGCCAAAATCTGGAGCGCATGGGTGTGACCAACGCCGTCATCACCAATGAGGACACAGCCAACCTGGCCAAGGCATTACCCGGCGTGTTTGACCGCGTGCTGGTGGATGCGCCCTGCTCCGGCGAGGGCATGTTCCGCAAGGAGCCGGTGGCTGCGACCCAGCATAATAACGCCCTGGTGGAACACTGCGCCGCACTGGGCGCGGAAATTCTGGAAAATGCCGCCGCAATGCTGGCCCCGGGCGGGGTGCTGGTCTACTCCACCTGCACCTTTGCCCCGCAGGAGGACGAGGCCCAGATAGCGGCCTTCCTGGCCCGCCACCCGGAGTTTACCCTCTGTGACCTGAATGCCTGCGGCTTCGGCCGCCCCGGAGAGGAAAACCGTGCCCCCGGCTGCACCGACATCACCCGCTGCCGCCGCATCTGGCCTGCCGATGGAGGAGAGGGGCACTTTATGGCCAAGCTGAAGAAAAGCCCCGACGCCGAAGCCCCGGTCCCGGTGCGCGTGAAGCCCGGAAAACCGGCCAAGACGCCGCCCGAATGGCTGGATTTTGTCAAAACAACTTTCCCGTTTTTGGCTGACCGCCCGCTGACGACGGCAGGGGATTGGCTGCTGCTGCCGGTGCCGGGCAGTGAGCTGCTGAACCTTTCCAAGCTGCGCATCGTGCGCGGCGGCGTGCTGGCGGGCTCTGTGCTGAAAAAGCGGTTCCAGCCTGCCCATGC is a window encoding:
- a CDS encoding RsmF rRNA methyltransferase first C-terminal domain-containing protein — translated: MQFPADFTAREQALLGPRFAELYAYATPQPARGVTVNGLRCTPEWFAAHADFAAALSPFCPTAFTTAPDFKPGRHPWHHAGVFYAQEPSASAPAALLDVHPGMKVADLCAAPGGKTSQLAEALQGQGLLLANEFVAARAEILRQNLERMGVTNAVITNEDTANLAKALPGVFDRVLVDAPCSGEGMFRKEPVAATQHNNALVEHCAALGAEILENAAAMLAPGGVLVYSTCTFAPQEDEAQIAAFLARHPEFTLCDLNACGFGRPGEENRAPGCTDITRCRRIWPADGGEGHFMAKLKKSPDAEAPVPVRVKPGKPAKTPPEWLDFVKTTFPFLADRPLTTAGDWLLLPVPGSELLNLSKLRIVRGGVLAGSVLKKRFQPAHALFMAYGARCTNREELTLDDPRTAAWLRGEEINAATAQNGWCAVLVDGFPLGGGKASSGRIKNHYPKGLRSLQ